Proteins encoded in a region of the Megalops cyprinoides isolate fMegCyp1 chromosome 3, fMegCyp1.pri, whole genome shotgun sequence genome:
- the polr2j gene encoding DNA-directed RNA polymerase II subunit RPB11-a: MNAPPAFESFLLFEGEKKITIIKDTKVPNACLFTLNKEDHTLGNIIRSQLLKDPQVLFAGYKVPHPLEHKIVIRVQTTPDYSPQEAFTNAITDLISELSLLEERFRVAIKDKQEGIE, encoded by the exons ATGAACGCGCCTCCAGCTTTCgagtcatttttgttgtttgaaggAGAAAAGAA AATTACTATTATCAAGGACACCAAGGTACCAAACGCGTGTCTTTTCACCCTCAACAAGGAAGATCACACACTTGGGAACATTATAAGATC CCAGCTACTGAAGGACCCCCAGGTGCTGTTTGCTGGCTATAAAGTTCCCCATCCCTTGGAACACAAGATCGTGATCCGTGTCCAGACTACCCCAGACTACAGCCCGCAGGAGGCCTTCACCAACGCCATCACCGACCTCATCAGTGAGCTATCCTTGCTGGAGGAAAGGTTCAGG GTGGCGATCAAGGACAAGCAGGAAGGGATTGAATGA
- the alkbh4 gene encoding alpha-ketoglutarate-dependent dioxygenase alkB homolog 4 gives MATEENGYASCGCKGIRSCLICEKTKGIRSAENNGVPAPNDFNYEASSGLAVRWSDEGVQQSFPFPGVLLWEDFVSEEEERDLVTTMDQDAWKDSQSGRRKQDFGPKVNFKKQRVRLGTFSGLPAASSKLVLRMQQHPLLQGFQPVEQCNLDYNPQRGSAIDPHLDDSWLWGERLITINLLSDTVITMSMEEGQGELGQREERVRVDFPRRSLLVLYGEARHRWMHAIHRQDIHQRRVCSTYRELSSEFLPGGEQEALGTQLLRIALSFQGVPL, from the exons ATGGCTACAGAAGAAAATGGATATGCCAGTTGTGGCTGTAAAGGAATCCGTTCCTGTCTTATCTGCGAGAAAACCAAGGGCATACGAAGCGCGGAAAATAACGGTGTTCCG GCGCCAAATGATTTTAATTACGAAGCGTCGTCTGGTCTAGCAGTACGGTGGAGTGATGAGGGTGTGCAACAATCCTTCCCTTTCCCCGGAGTCTTGCTGTGGGAGGACTTcgtgtcagaggaagaggagagggactTGGTAACCACAATGGACCAGGACGCGTGGAAGGATTCCCAGTCTGGGCGCAGGAAACAG GATTTTGGGCCCAAAGTGAACTTCAAAAAGCAGCGTGTGCGTCTTGGGACCTTTAGTGGATTGCCTGCAGCAAGCAGTAAGTTGGTTCTTAGGATGCAGCAGCACCCGTTGCTACAGGGGTTCCAGCCCGTAGAACAGTGCAACTTGGACTACAACCCCCAGCGAGGGTCCGCCATAGATCCCCACCTGGATGACAGCTGGTTGTGGGGAGAACGTTTGATCACCATCAACCTCCTCTCTGATACTGTCATAACAATGAGCAtggaggagggacagggggaactggggcagagggaggagcgGGTGCGTGTGGACTTTCCCCGCCGGTCGCTGCTGGTGCTTTACGGCGAGGCAAGGCACAGGTGGATGCACGCAATCCACCGACAGGACATCCACCAGCGCAGGGTCTGCAGCACCTACAGGGAGCTCTCCTCTGAGTTCCTGccagggggagagcaggaggccCTGGGCACACAGCTGCTGAGAATAGCCCTGAGCTTCCAGGGTGTCCCACTGTAG